From Echinicola soli, a single genomic window includes:
- a CDS encoding diacylglycerol/lipid kinase family protein translates to MSKQFLYILNPISGDGVDRAEVSDLLANNLYGVEVTVWETTGKSDDPQKIQQQLKEKQWDGILIGGGDGTIKMVVSAILGTGIPVGIIPLGSANGLATGFGIHGVSDACFAIQKGRIEKVDLWDINGELCIHLSDFGFNAGLVKKSTTMEKRGMLAYAKSSLEQFREMRSYSFVIRANGEEEKVTAKMLVVANGNKYGTGAVINPFGKVGDGKFEVVTVNPEGLDEIIGLSLAMFNDRLEEVDHVKSRSFEKAEIDNPDGADFQIDGEVMPRTDQIKIEAIPHKVNFYSLE, encoded by the coding sequence ATGAGCAAACAGTTTTTATACATTCTCAACCCAATCTCGGGAGATGGGGTTGACCGGGCTGAAGTGAGCGATCTTCTCGCCAATAATCTTTATGGTGTAGAAGTTACGGTTTGGGAGACGACTGGGAAATCCGATGATCCACAAAAAATCCAACAACAATTAAAAGAGAAGCAGTGGGACGGGATCCTGATCGGAGGAGGGGATGGCACGATAAAAATGGTCGTCTCTGCCATACTGGGTACTGGTATTCCCGTTGGGATTATTCCTTTGGGCTCGGCCAATGGACTGGCCACAGGTTTTGGGATCCATGGAGTTTCTGATGCTTGTTTTGCCATTCAGAAGGGGCGAATCGAAAAAGTGGACCTTTGGGATATTAATGGTGAGTTGTGTATCCATCTCAGTGATTTTGGCTTTAATGCGGGATTAGTGAAAAAATCCACTACCATGGAGAAGAGAGGCATGCTCGCGTATGCCAAAAGTTCTCTGGAACAGTTTCGGGAGATGAGGTCATATTCCTTCGTCATCAGGGCAAATGGAGAGGAAGAGAAAGTGACTGCGAAGATGCTGGTGGTGGCCAATGGGAATAAGTATGGTACCGGCGCTGTGATCAACCCGTTTGGCAAGGTAGGTGATGGTAAATTTGAGGTGGTGACGGTAAACCCCGAAGGGCTAGACGAGATCATAGGCCTTTCCCTGGCCATGTTCAATGACAGGCTGGAAGAAGTAGATCACGTAAAAAGCCGGAGTTTTGAAAAGGCGGAAATAGATAATCCTGATGGGGCGGATTTTCAAATTGATGGAGAGGTAATGCCCCGGACAGATCAGATCAAAATAGAAGCCATCCCTCACAAGGTGAACTTTTATAGCCTTGAATAA
- a CDS encoding App1 family protein, producing the protein MILRLLTFPFRYTFGKVKKVVGKLDKIKIEPLYAFGNEDCIYVKGRVIEAYKQSKPSDKKNSLQNIVAALRRYAGSSVPDAKVLVTYFGQEKELYSDEEGIISCEFHTVCQETEEVHRVRFSLVEEEGLVAENKISSLKVRQFPKDHPIGVISDIDDTVLISHATDIGKKLWLSVSKNAFTRRPFPGVSGFYRELTENGKHPIFYVSSSDWNLYDLIKDFLAFRKIPAGPILLQDLHLSLKNIWKSGGGSHQHKLEKIKMLLDMYPGMHFFLIGDSGQHDPELYAEVIRAHPERIKSVYIRKVSEDKEEGREILIEELKRMEKSPQMVFVKNTQEAIKHAKQYEFIPS; encoded by the coding sequence ATGATTTTACGGTTATTGACATTTCCTTTTCGCTATACTTTTGGCAAAGTAAAAAAGGTAGTAGGAAAGCTGGACAAAATTAAAATTGAGCCGTTATATGCTTTTGGGAATGAAGATTGTATTTATGTGAAAGGGAGGGTGATAGAAGCGTATAAGCAAAGCAAGCCCTCCGATAAGAAAAACAGTCTTCAAAATATTGTGGCGGCTCTTCGGCGATATGCGGGTAGTAGTGTGCCTGATGCTAAGGTACTGGTGACCTATTTTGGCCAGGAAAAGGAACTATACAGTGATGAGGAGGGTATCATTAGCTGCGAATTTCATACCGTGTGCCAGGAAACAGAGGAAGTACATCGTGTGCGGTTTAGCTTGGTAGAGGAAGAAGGATTGGTGGCTGAGAATAAGATCAGTTCTTTGAAGGTGAGGCAATTTCCTAAAGACCATCCGATCGGGGTGATTTCCGATATTGATGATACGGTTTTGATCTCACATGCCACGGATATTGGAAAGAAGCTTTGGTTGTCGGTTTCCAAGAATGCGTTCACTAGAAGACCATTTCCTGGAGTCAGTGGTTTTTACAGGGAACTTACTGAGAACGGAAAGCATCCGATATTTTATGTTTCCAGCAGTGACTGGAACCTGTATGATTTGATAAAGGATTTTTTGGCGTTTAGGAAAATTCCGGCCGGGCCGATTCTCTTGCAGGATTTGCATTTAAGCCTAAAGAATATCTGGAAATCAGGAGGGGGCAGTCACCAGCACAAGCTCGAGAAGATTAAGATGCTGCTCGATATGTATCCTGGAATGCATTTTTTTCTTATTGGAGACAGTGGGCAGCATGATCCGGAATTATACGCTGAAGTGATTAGGGCGCACCCTGAAAGGATAAAATCAGTCTATATCCGAAAAGTAAGTGAAGACAAGGAGGAGGGTCGGGAAATACTGATAGAAGAATTGAAAAGAATGGAGAAATCTCCGCAAATGGTTTTTGTGAAAAACACTCAAGAAGCTATCAAACACGCTAAACAATACGAATTTATTCCTTCCTAA
- a CDS encoding Gfo/Idh/MocA family protein, with the protein MKKQKPLSTGNSRRAFLKGAATAAAGFYLVPRHVLGGPGYTAPSDKIVIAGIGAGGKGQSDINAMYQSGHAEIGYLCDVDDRRAATSRERFPKAKYYKDYRELLEKEHKNIDAVTISTPDHNHAVMTMAAMQLGKHVYVQKPLTHDIYEARMLTEAAEKYKVVTQMGNQGSSGDGVRRMVEWYDAGLIGEATKVWCWTDRPVWPQGIKWPEQGTTPPKELDWDLWLGTAPYKEYVDNLVPFNWRGWWDYGTGALGDMACHIMEPPFRTLGLGYPTEAECSVGSVYVGEFQRGYFPDGCPPSSHVTLKFKMPSGKDLEFHWMDGGIQPTRPEELGPNEQMGDGGNGVIIEGTKGKMMCSTYGINPMLLPTSREDGKKVPKTVPRVENGDNGHYAQWVKACVAGHGSKEFKELSSPFSIAGPLTESVLMGNLAIRSYDIRKPRENGGYDYPGRGIKLVWDGPNMKVTNFDEANQFVRRNYRGDWSLGV; encoded by the coding sequence ATGAAAAAACAAAAGCCCCTCAGCACTGGTAATTCCAGAAGAGCGTTTTTGAAAGGTGCGGCCACAGCTGCTGCAGGATTTTATTTAGTACCCAGACATGTCCTAGGAGGCCCGGGATATACTGCACCCAGTGACAAGATCGTCATCGCCGGCATCGGTGCCGGAGGAAAAGGGCAAAGCGACATCAACGCCATGTACCAAAGCGGCCATGCAGAAATCGGCTATCTATGTGATGTGGACGACAGAAGGGCTGCCACTTCCCGAGAGCGTTTCCCAAAGGCCAAATACTATAAAGACTACAGGGAGCTTTTAGAAAAAGAACATAAAAACATCGATGCGGTAACCATTTCCACACCTGACCATAACCATGCCGTCATGACCATGGCCGCTATGCAGCTTGGAAAGCACGTTTACGTGCAGAAGCCCCTTACCCACGATATTTATGAGGCCCGCATGCTCACAGAGGCTGCCGAAAAATACAAAGTGGTCACCCAAATGGGCAACCAAGGCTCCTCTGGAGACGGTGTTCGTCGGATGGTGGAGTGGTACGATGCAGGACTGATCGGTGAAGCCACCAAAGTATGGTGCTGGACAGACCGGCCGGTATGGCCTCAAGGCATCAAATGGCCGGAACAGGGCACCACACCTCCCAAAGAGCTCGACTGGGATCTTTGGCTAGGCACTGCGCCCTATAAGGAATACGTAGACAACCTCGTCCCATTCAACTGGCGTGGATGGTGGGATTATGGGACCGGTGCACTTGGTGACATGGCCTGCCACATCATGGAACCGCCATTCAGGACCCTTGGCCTTGGCTATCCTACGGAAGCAGAATGCAGCGTAGGATCGGTATATGTAGGGGAATTTCAGCGCGGATATTTTCCTGATGGCTGCCCTCCGTCCTCCCACGTTACCCTCAAATTTAAAATGCCGAGCGGCAAAGATCTGGAATTTCACTGGATGGACGGCGGCATCCAACCAACCCGACCAGAAGAACTTGGCCCTAACGAACAAATGGGCGACGGTGGCAATGGCGTGATCATCGAAGGCACCAAAGGCAAAATGATGTGCTCTACCTATGGCATCAATCCCATGCTGCTACCAACTTCCAGGGAAGACGGCAAAAAAGTACCCAAGACCGTCCCTAGGGTAGAAAACGGTGACAATGGCCACTATGCCCAATGGGTAAAAGCTTGCGTAGCCGGACATGGCAGCAAGGAATTCAAAGAACTCAGTTCTCCTTTCTCTATTGCCGGACCGCTGACTGAGTCCGTACTTATGGGCAACCTTGCCATCCGCAGCTATGACATCAGAAAACCTCGCGAAAACGGCGGCTACGACTATCCTGGAAGAGGAATCAAACTGGTATGGGACGGACCTAACATGAAGGTCACCAACTTCGACGAAGCCAACCAGTTCGTTAGAAGAAATTACCGTGGAGACTGGTCTTTAGGCGTATAA
- a CDS encoding DinB family protein: MNISSTIKTRENFISLVNGMTLDELNEIPKGFNNNIAWNFGHVIVTQQIICYKLSGQEILVPDTLVEKYRKGTKPESPITSKELEELKILALSTLESFKNDLLAGGFTKFNEYTTSFGVTLKSISEAVEFNGIHEGMHLGYAMAQRKAVRA, translated from the coding sequence ATGAACATCAGCTCTACCATAAAGACCCGAGAAAACTTCATCAGTCTAGTAAATGGAATGACTCTCGATGAGCTCAATGAAATCCCTAAAGGATTCAATAACAACATCGCCTGGAACTTCGGACACGTCATCGTCACTCAACAAATCATCTGCTATAAGCTTTCCGGACAGGAAATATTGGTACCCGACACACTGGTAGAAAAGTATCGAAAAGGGACAAAACCTGAATCACCTATCACTTCCAAAGAACTCGAAGAGCTAAAAATTTTGGCATTATCTACGCTAGAAAGCTTTAAAAACGATCTTTTGGCTGGTGGCTTTACCAAGTTCAATGAATATACCACCAGCTTTGGCGTCACACTAAAAAGCATCTCCGAAGCAGTGGAATTCAATGGCATCCACGAAGGCATGCACCTTGGCTATGCCATGGCCCAAAGGAAAGCTGTACGCGCATAG